The nucleotide sequence TAGGATCGATACCCAATATTGCCCTTTTTTACTTTTTTCTGAACCGGGAAAACTATTTTAGTGCCCGAGGTGTGATTTTTTCATTCATTATAATAGGTTTCTATATTATTTTAGGGTAATGAAATATTATATTATTGCAGGCGAAGCATCGGGCGATTTGCATGGCGCCAATTTAATGAAAGCCCTTTACAAAGAAGAACCCAATGCCGAAGTGCGTTTTTGGGGCGGCGATTTAATGCAACAAGTAGGTGGCACTTTGGTGAAACATTACAAAGACTTGGCTTTTATGGGCTTTGCAGAAGTGCTTGCTAATTTAAGAACCATTCTGAAAAATATTGCGCTTTGCAAAAAAGATATAGCTACTTTTAAACCTGATGTGCTTATTTTTATTGATTATCCAGGGTTTAATATGCGTATTGCAAAATGGGCAAAAAAACATGGTTTCAGCACTCATTATTATATTTCTCCACAAATTTGGGCATGGAAAGAGAACCGCATTAAAGCAATAAAACGCGATGTGGACCACATGTACACTATTTTGCCTTTTGAAAAAGATTTTTATGAACAAAAACATCAATATAAGGTACATTATGTGGGGCATCCACTTTTAGATGCTATTGAGCAATTTAAAAAAAATGAAGCGATAGATTTTCGAGCAAAACATCAGTTAGACGATCGCCCAATCATTGCTTTATTGCCCGGAAGTAGAACACAAGAAATTTCACGTTTGCTTATTGAAATGTTGCGTATTGTAAATGATTATCCTCAGTTTCAATTTGTGATTGCGGGCGCGCCAAGTTTAAGTATCGATTTTTACAAGCAGTTCATTAAGCAAGAAAACGTAAAACTTATTTTAAACGATACTTATAATTTACTGAACAATGCCTATGCGGCCTTGGTAACTTCGGGTACAGCAACTTTAGAAACCGCTTTGTTTCATGTACCGCAAGTAGTGGTTTACAAAGGAAATGAACTATCGTACCAAATTGCAAAGCGAATTATTAAATTGAAATATATTTCGTTGGTAAATTTAATTATGGATGAGGAAATTGTTACCGAATTGATTCAAAACAACTGCAATACAGCTACCATAAAAAAAGAATTTGATAAAGTTATTAACAATCCTAAAAGAGATGAAATGCTCGCTAAGTACCGTGAATTAAGTGAAAGGTTAGGAGGGGGTGGTGCAAGTGAGCGAGTTATCAACATAATTAAGAAAACTTTAAGAGTTGTTTAAGAAGGTTAAGAAAATTAAATCGCCTATATTTGTGATATACCAAAGCAAAGATTATAAATTCTATTTCAAAATATTAATTAATGAAAAATTTGGCTTTAACGTTCGCAACGTTGATTGCTGTATGTTTAACCACAGAGGTATCGGCTCAAACAGCTAAAAAAACCACTACTGTGACCACAACATCACAAAAAGCAAAAGAAGAAGCTACAATTGCAAACATTAACAAAAAAATGAACGCAATTGATGATGAGTTAGACAAACCATCAAAAAAAGTTGAAAGAAAGAAGTATTGCTATTTAACGGAACAATTGCTCAATGTGGCAAATGATTATCAGGGAATCAGATACCAATGGGGCGGCATGTCACGCTCGGGTATGGATTGCTCGGGATTTGTTAAATCTGCATTCGATCAGTTCAACATCAACCTTCCAAGAACTTCCAGAGAAATGGCATCGCGCGGTGAGCGTGTGGCAGCTTCAGAAGCAAAACCAGGCGATTTGATCTTCTTTAAAAACGGAGGATCTCGCGTAATAAATCACGTAGGTATCGTAATCGAAGTAAACGGTGATGATATTAAATTCATTCACTCGGCTACTTCAAAAGGTGTTTCTATCAATTCAACAAAAGAAGCCTATTACAGCAGAGGGTTTGTGCAAATAAACC is from Paenimyroides aestuarii and encodes:
- a CDS encoding C40 family peptidase, with product MKNLALTFATLIAVCLTTEVSAQTAKKTTTVTTTSQKAKEEATIANINKKMNAIDDELDKPSKKVERKKYCYLTEQLLNVANDYQGIRYQWGGMSRSGMDCSGFVKSAFDQFNINLPRTSREMASRGERVAASEAKPGDLIFFKNGGSRVINHVGIVIEVNGDDIKFIHSATSKGVSINSTKEAYYSRGFVQINRVYDRQVL
- the lpxB gene encoding lipid-A-disaccharide synthase — protein: MKYYIIAGEASGDLHGANLMKALYKEEPNAEVRFWGGDLMQQVGGTLVKHYKDLAFMGFAEVLANLRTILKNIALCKKDIATFKPDVLIFIDYPGFNMRIAKWAKKHGFSTHYYISPQIWAWKENRIKAIKRDVDHMYTILPFEKDFYEQKHQYKVHYVGHPLLDAIEQFKKNEAIDFRAKHQLDDRPIIALLPGSRTQEISRLLIEMLRIVNDYPQFQFVIAGAPSLSIDFYKQFIKQENVKLILNDTYNLLNNAYAALVTSGTATLETALFHVPQVVVYKGNELSYQIAKRIIKLKYISLVNLIMDEEIVTELIQNNCNTATIKKEFDKVINNPKRDEMLAKYRELSERLGGGGASERVINIIKKTLRVV